In Ectothiorhodospira sp. BSL-9, a single window of DNA contains:
- a CDS encoding S8 family serine peptidase, whose product MRIRWPALTHTLLWALLVAGLPAAVLSSGPTIAQTDDPTGLPQEAITDELLVRTQPHMGQARALSAPRTGPGLRSQGWQRVKIPDGMDLDEALEWQRQQVGVVHVEPNYRVKLVSVLPDDPALYEQWALGTNVNRATPSGDINAPPAWARTTGSREIVVALLDSGVDLGHEDLAANIWVNPTPQAPDTCPTPDSGQACYPGDQNGWNFIDNKPDPTDDHGHGTHVAGIVGAVGNNGIGVAGINWEVSLMPLKFLDERGNGRISDVIDAIHYAVDNGAHVINASYSTPGESVAEREAIEYARDAGVLFVAAGGNDRRNLDERPIYPAAHQLENVIAVGSSTRNGTLSSTSNTGPNTLHLAAPGEGILSTWPKGISCAGNTDASYCLVSGTSMSAPMVTGAAALLWSQMDMDDPTTWRRVRERILTTTRTEGGAHHTLTGGILDLDRLLNADPATLPPFQPTHLEVRSGDSGMELSWLNNSAIATGQSLERCAAHELNQGQCAEGDFQPLGPAPPQASQFTDMGTQGQEGTLYTYRVRASSDQGESPWSNMAQISTPPLAPTDLNATRFSDGIRLTWTNRSQTAERLRLERSRDGDNFSEIAELPRDAERYEDTLTREGDYRYRLCADHGITGCSDYATTAAVQFRLRVSSNGSTCLVNSATAGLPAQERDTVLTALREVRDERLTPHAPGRWLVATYYRASPTLVEWMQGSERREQVVLGMILKTWEWVAE is encoded by the coding sequence ATGCGCATCCGCTGGCCAGCTCTCACCCACACGCTCCTGTGGGCACTCCTGGTTGCAGGACTCCCGGCGGCTGTCCTGAGCAGCGGGCCCACCATCGCTCAGACCGATGACCCAACAGGCCTGCCGCAGGAAGCGATCACAGACGAACTGCTGGTACGCACCCAACCCCACATGGGGCAAGCGCGGGCGCTTTCAGCGCCACGCACAGGCCCCGGCCTGCGATCCCAGGGCTGGCAACGCGTGAAGATCCCCGATGGCATGGACCTGGACGAGGCCCTTGAGTGGCAGCGCCAACAGGTGGGCGTGGTTCATGTGGAGCCCAATTACCGGGTCAAGCTCGTTTCAGTCCTCCCGGATGACCCGGCGCTTTACGAGCAATGGGCCCTGGGTACCAACGTAAACCGCGCAACGCCCTCTGGTGACATCAATGCGCCTCCTGCATGGGCACGGACCACCGGGAGTCGGGAGATCGTCGTGGCCCTGCTGGATTCCGGTGTCGATCTGGGACACGAGGATCTGGCCGCGAACATCTGGGTGAACCCCACGCCGCAAGCCCCCGACACCTGTCCGACGCCGGATTCGGGCCAGGCCTGCTACCCGGGTGACCAAAACGGCTGGAACTTCATAGACAACAAGCCTGACCCCACGGACGATCACGGCCATGGCACTCACGTGGCCGGCATCGTGGGCGCCGTGGGCAACAACGGCATCGGCGTGGCGGGAATCAACTGGGAAGTGAGCCTCATGCCGCTCAAGTTCCTGGATGAACGCGGCAACGGACGTATCTCGGATGTCATCGACGCCATTCACTATGCTGTGGACAACGGCGCCCATGTGATCAACGCCAGCTATTCCACCCCAGGCGAGTCCGTCGCCGAGCGTGAAGCCATTGAATATGCCCGGGACGCAGGTGTGCTCTTCGTGGCGGCCGGCGGTAACGATCGCCGCAACCTGGATGAACGCCCCATCTATCCGGCTGCCCACCAGCTGGAGAATGTGATCGCCGTAGGCTCCAGCACTCGCAACGGCACCCTTTCCTCCACTTCCAACACCGGCCCGAACACCCTGCACCTGGCGGCACCGGGCGAAGGCATCCTGAGCACATGGCCCAAGGGCATCTCCTGTGCCGGCAACACCGACGCCTCATACTGCCTGGTGAGTGGCACATCCATGTCGGCTCCCATGGTCACCGGCGCCGCTGCCCTTCTCTGGTCTCAGATGGACATGGATGATCCCACCACGTGGAGACGCGTACGCGAGCGCATCCTCACCACCACCCGCACGGAGGGAGGCGCTCATCACACCCTGACGGGCGGCATTCTGGATCTGGACCGATTACTGAATGCGGACCCAGCCACCCTGCCCCCTTTCCAGCCCACGCATCTTGAAGTCCGCTCGGGTGATAGCGGTATGGAACTGAGCTGGTTGAACAACTCCGCCATTGCCACAGGCCAGAGCCTTGAGCGTTGCGCAGCTCATGAACTGAATCAGGGCCAATGCGCCGAGGGCGACTTCCAGCCTTTGGGACCTGCGCCCCCCCAGGCCAGCCAGTTCACGGACATGGGCACCCAGGGACAGGAAGGGACCCTCTACACCTACCGGGTCCGCGCCTCCAGCGACCAGGGAGAATCCCCCTGGTCCAACATGGCACAGATCTCCACGCCCCCGCTGGCCCCTACCGATCTCAACGCCACCCGTTTCAGTGACGGCATTCGCCTCACCTGGACCAACCGCTCCCAGACGGCCGAGCGCCTCCGCCTGGAGCGGTCGCGCGATGGAGATAATTTCTCAGAGATCGCCGAACTCCCCCGAGACGCCGAACGCTATGAAGACACGCTCACCCGGGAAGGTGACTACCGATATCGTCTATGCGCCGACCATGGCATCACCGGTTGTTCAGACTACGCCACCACGGCCGCAGTGCAATTTCGTCTGAGAGTTTCCTCCAACGGCAGCACCTGCCTGGTGAACTCCGCCACCGCCGGACTACCGGCCCAGGAACGGGATACCGTGCTCACCGCCCTGCGGGAGGTGCGGGATGAGAGGCTCACGCCCCATGCACCTGGCCGGTGGCTGGTAGCCACCTATTATCGCGCCAGCCCCACTTTGGTGGAGTGGATGCAGGGGTCGGAGAGGCGGGAGCAGGTGGTATTGGGGATGATTCTCAAAACCTGGGAGTGGGTGGCCGAATAG
- a CDS encoding MFS transporter gives MTQTTASEPPHSAHRIGPIYLAPGVMPFHGWTFFYAGFVSIGLIVFITIGQTYILNEHLNIPIEEQGTLSGDLVFWTEVVALLLFIPAGILIDKIGRRPIYIAGFMLIAACYVLYPMAGSAEDLFIYRIFYAMGIVAIAGALSTVLADYPAERSRGKLVAVIGMLNGLGIVIIGQMFGAFPDIFTSRGVSGTDAGLYTFLMVAALAVISAVIIGFGLKPGVPASREPQPPVRELLVTGFAQARNPRILLSYGAAFIARGDQSINATFVVLWGTTVGIGLGMSTGEAVMQGTIIFIVTQVAALVSAPFLGPIIDRLNRVTALGVCMAIAAAGNLAMIFLTNPLATYAYAFFILMGIGQMAVFLGAQSLIGQEAPKPKRGSVLAAFNISGALGILLIVLIGGRLFDQIDPRAPFILVGIINFLLIFASLWVRIKSPGRTITQVELDRDTGLGAEDDPWIDPTHRPGGGA, from the coding sequence ATGACCCAGACCACCGCATCCGAACCACCGCACAGTGCCCACCGGATCGGGCCCATCTATCTGGCGCCCGGGGTCATGCCGTTTCATGGCTGGACCTTCTTCTACGCGGGATTCGTGTCCATCGGCCTGATCGTGTTCATCACCATCGGGCAGACGTACATCCTCAACGAGCACCTGAACATCCCCATCGAGGAGCAGGGCACGCTCAGCGGGGATCTGGTGTTCTGGACCGAGGTGGTGGCGCTGCTGCTGTTCATACCGGCAGGGATACTCATCGACAAGATCGGGCGAAGGCCGATCTACATCGCCGGGTTCATGCTGATTGCCGCCTGCTACGTGCTCTATCCCATGGCGGGCTCGGCGGAAGACCTGTTCATCTACCGCATCTTCTACGCCATGGGCATCGTGGCCATTGCCGGGGCCTTGTCCACGGTGCTGGCGGACTACCCGGCTGAGCGCTCACGGGGCAAGCTGGTGGCCGTCATCGGCATGCTCAATGGGCTGGGTATCGTGATCATCGGGCAGATGTTCGGGGCCTTCCCCGACATCTTCACCAGCCGTGGCGTGAGCGGCACCGATGCCGGTCTTTACACATTCCTCATGGTGGCAGCTCTGGCGGTGATCTCCGCCGTCATCATTGGTTTCGGGCTCAAGCCGGGCGTACCCGCGTCCCGGGAGCCCCAGCCGCCGGTGCGGGAGCTGCTGGTGACCGGCTTTGCGCAGGCAAGAAATCCCCGCATCCTGCTCTCCTACGGCGCCGCGTTCATTGCCCGGGGGGATCAGTCCATCAATGCCACCTTCGTGGTGCTGTGGGGCACCACCGTCGGCATCGGCCTGGGGATGAGTACGGGCGAGGCGGTGATGCAGGGAACCATCATCTTCATCGTCACACAGGTGGCAGCCCTGGTGTCGGCACCCTTCCTGGGGCCCATCATTGATCGCCTCAACCGGGTGACCGCCCTGGGCGTGTGCATGGCCATCGCGGCTGCGGGCAACCTGGCCATGATCTTCCTGACCAACCCCCTGGCCACCTATGCCTATGCCTTCTTCATCCTGATGGGCATTGGTCAGATGGCCGTGTTCCTGGGGGCCCAGTCGCTGATCGGCCAGGAGGCGCCCAAGCCCAAGCGGGGTTCGGTGCTGGCGGCCTTCAATATCAGCGGGGCACTGGGCATCCTGCTGATCGTGCTCATCGGCGGGCGACTGTTCGACCAGATCGACCCGCGGGCGCCATTCATCCTGGTGGGCATCATCAACTTCCTGCTGATCTTCGCCAGCCTGTGGGTGCGCATCAAGTCACCGGGAAGGACCATCACCCAGGTGGAACTGGATCGGGATACAGGCCTGGGCGCGGAGGATGATCCGTGGATCGATCCCACCCATCGGCCCGGCGGCGGCGCTTAA
- a CDS encoding type II secretion system protein N, giving the protein MPLKSLVLKPWHYVLAGLIAYLVFLMVTLPATLAHDLARDRGWLPPELAVEGLSGSVWSGEVQQLRWEELSLQGVAWQVSAWPLLRGELRTHIQFARPGSGGSAQLGLRTTGMRLQNLRADLPAAYLADAFVDFPVIVEGRILADIPVVHVHHEAGFTRAEGTLGWLGAASGLPQAIPLGDLRAELSTDDNGWLRAVARDHGGPLFLEATARLSPVGPWQIQGRLGARDQAEPGLGQALSLMGREDSEGRIPLNLSGRL; this is encoded by the coding sequence GTGCCCCTGAAAAGCCTCGTTCTCAAGCCCTGGCATTACGTCCTGGCGGGCCTCATCGCCTACCTCGTCTTCCTAATGGTTACATTGCCCGCCACCCTGGCCCACGATCTCGCCCGCGACCGGGGCTGGCTGCCGCCGGAACTGGCTGTGGAAGGCCTGTCCGGTTCCGTGTGGTCCGGCGAGGTGCAGCAACTGCGCTGGGAAGAGCTGTCATTACAGGGGGTGGCCTGGCAGGTGTCTGCCTGGCCGCTGTTGCGCGGCGAGTTGCGCACACACATCCAGTTCGCCCGGCCCGGGAGTGGGGGCAGTGCGCAACTGGGTCTGCGCACCACCGGGATGCGTCTGCAAAACCTGCGGGCAGACCTGCCAGCCGCCTACCTGGCCGATGCCTTTGTGGATTTTCCGGTGATCGTCGAGGGGCGCATTCTGGCCGACATTCCGGTGGTGCATGTCCATCACGAGGCAGGCTTCACCCGGGCCGAAGGCACCCTGGGCTGGCTGGGGGCCGCTTCGGGGCTGCCCCAGGCCATCCCCCTGGGCGACCTGCGTGCCGAACTGAGCACCGACGATAACGGCTGGCTCCGGGCCGTGGCCCGTGACCATGGAGGCCCGCTGTTCCTGGAGGCCACCGCTCGCCTGAGCCCGGTGGGGCCCTGGCAGATCCAGGGCCGACTGGGCGCGCGTGACCAGGCCGAACCCGGACTGGGTCAGGCACTGAGCCTCATGGGTCGGGAGGACAGCGAGGGTCGCATCCCGCTCAACCTGAGCGGAAGGCTCTGA
- the gspM gene encoding type II secretion system protein GspM: MIKAWWREQSVRDRRILVVGGLFLCVALPYWLIWLPLSDRVAAMEQDVARLQADLAWMEQAASQIRSARGQTQAAPADMGGQSLLGIIDATAQSGPLAGTLRRVQPEGGHTVRVWMENTPFDDMLLWLDELRRQYGIQVSSLVVDRQSAGGRVNVRLVLES, encoded by the coding sequence ATGATCAAGGCATGGTGGCGTGAACAGTCGGTGCGGGACCGGCGCATCCTTGTGGTGGGTGGTCTCTTCCTCTGCGTGGCCTTGCCCTATTGGCTGATCTGGCTGCCGCTGAGTGACCGGGTAGCCGCCATGGAGCAGGACGTGGCCCGTCTGCAGGCCGACCTGGCCTGGATGGAGCAGGCTGCCAGTCAGATCCGCAGCGCCCGTGGCCAGACCCAGGCGGCCCCCGCCGACATGGGCGGACAATCCCTGCTGGGCATCATCGACGCCACCGCCCAATCCGGCCCCTTGGCAGGTACCCTGCGGCGCGTCCAGCCCGAGGGTGGTCATACGGTGCGCGTGTGGATGGAGAACACCCCCTTCGATGACATGCTGCTGTGGCTGGACGAACTACGTCGCCAGTACGGCATCCAGGTCAGCAGCCTGGTGGTGGATCGCCAGTCCGCCGGTGGGCGGGTGAACGTGCGCCTTGTGCTGGAGAGTTGA
- the gspL gene encoding type II secretion system protein GspL: MTQRHLILRPHPEDSTWQGVLQASDGRLTPLGTDTLDALRAQAPDAACRVLAPGARVLLTQARIPTRNPRALRRALPYALEDQLADDVEILHFAPGTRRANGDLTVAVVSQADMQAWLDGLRGAGIQPAAMIPDTAVLPAEADAWVLWLEGEGGWLSMGEGRGTTLERDNAAFLLRRCLEETPEGERPQHLKVLRHGSGRPGDDALRTLQEDSHGMELTLSESPSSLLEHLAAHWPARPPLNLLCGPYSPRDSMDHLWRSWRIAASVLLAWVVIQFVGLGWNLQSLGAEQTALEERMIEVYQQTFPGGRIVDPRRQMETALRGLSSGPDGSGSDLQNLLTRAAPALAGEEGLSIQGLRYQAGRLDLDLHLRDLQGLDRLKQKLEQEAGWAVDIQSASARNDRVESRILIRSSGS, encoded by the coding sequence TTGACACAGCGTCACCTCATCCTCAGGCCCCACCCGGAAGACAGCACCTGGCAGGGTGTGCTCCAGGCGTCCGATGGCAGACTTACGCCCCTGGGCACCGACACGCTGGATGCCCTGCGGGCCCAGGCCCCGGATGCCGCCTGCCGGGTACTGGCCCCCGGCGCCCGGGTCCTGCTGACCCAGGCCCGCATCCCCACCCGCAACCCCAGGGCACTTCGCCGGGCGCTGCCCTATGCCCTGGAAGATCAGTTGGCGGACGACGTGGAGATCCTGCATTTTGCCCCCGGCACCCGCCGCGCCAATGGCGACCTGACGGTGGCCGTGGTCTCCCAGGCGGACATGCAGGCCTGGCTGGATGGCCTGCGCGGGGCCGGCATCCAGCCCGCGGCGATGATCCCGGACACCGCCGTGCTGCCTGCCGAGGCGGATGCCTGGGTCTTGTGGCTGGAAGGCGAGGGCGGCTGGCTGTCCATGGGTGAGGGCAGGGGCACGACCCTGGAGCGGGACAACGCCGCTTTTCTGCTGCGTCGCTGCCTGGAGGAGACCCCGGAGGGGGAACGCCCGCAGCACCTGAAGGTCCTGCGCCATGGGTCTGGCCGGCCCGGCGATGATGCGCTTCGGACCCTTCAGGAGGATAGTCATGGTATGGAGCTCACGCTGAGCGAGAGCCCATCCAGTCTGCTGGAACACCTGGCGGCGCACTGGCCTGCCCGCCCCCCGCTCAACCTGCTATGCGGCCCCTACAGCCCCCGGGATTCCATGGACCACCTGTGGCGGTCCTGGCGGATCGCTGCCAGTGTGCTGCTGGCCTGGGTGGTAATCCAGTTTGTCGGCCTGGGCTGGAACCTGCAGTCCCTGGGGGCCGAACAGACCGCCCTGGAGGAACGCATGATCGAGGTCTACCAGCAGACCTTCCCCGGCGGCCGTATCGTTGACCCCCGACGTCAGATGGAAACGGCCCTGCGGGGTCTGTCATCCGGCCCCGATGGGTCGGGTTCTGACCTTCAGAATCTGCTCACCCGGGCCGCACCGGCCCTGGCGGGGGAGGAGGGTCTGAGCATCCAGGGCCTGCGCTATCAGGCGGGTCGGCTGGATCTGGACCTGCACTTGCGTGACCTGCAGGGCCTGGACCGGCTCAAGCAGAAACTGGAACAGGAAGCGGGCTGGGCCGTGGATATCCAGTCGGCCAGCGCCCGGAACGACCGGGTGGAGAGTCGCATTCTGATCAGGAGTTCGGGATCATGA
- a CDS encoding S8 family serine peptidase, producing MALWLLPLMALAEEQSIHIVTLSGEPIARYEGGVPGYPATHPRVAGAVRLDMEQATVRQYREYLRGERQRIIRDLESDLERPLTIVREYDVTMHGLAVHLSASEAGRIREHPDILAVEPEGFTRMHGAADDTVWPYEGQQDAPWAFVWSWRWLGLPLLILIVAFWAYRRHGGPRTTVILLTTAGVSLVLPACFSSGGGSINLNVPGAEFVSPGAALIGAPAIWSGKAHPGLPPTMGEGIVVGIIDTGINPHSPSFAQVGDDGYVHDNPRGHFYGVCDPRNDRLYNPNFSCNNKLIGAWVLDDPGLNAMDRDGHGTHVAATAVGNFVREVTVYAPSGLRLNANISGVAPHANLIAYHAYSNEDGFFRDSALIAAVEQAVMDGVDVLNLSLGGADYNPWEDSVLGLPLLTAIDLGIHVVVAAGNSGPDAATVDTPGDAPWVFTVGSSTHALSYVNHLQVAWGDENERITGVALTRGLDRAPIIHAKDVQDRYCEGKFEGRFNGEIVICDRGENARVEKGQYVRENGGAGMILAEVDPGDESALVLDAHVLPAVHITQKDAQRLAQWMSEAREGGKPLMGSLSGTEVRHDPAAADRVASYSSRGWNRQAPDVIKPDVVAPGSAILAPVVDGVGYAIWNGTSMASPHVAGLMALITSLHRNWTPAQARSAVMTTARWEGIRDHQGQPATPFDRGSGRVDTVRAVSAPLLLDESRSAYEAANPSLRGEHGPPGAGDPSRLNLASLGHGACVHDCGWTRRLTNVSGEITHWDVVAQMEDGRFAQASPHSFSLAPGQSVYLSIETRYQGDELDTFHYGSVVLTEVEGAGRSLSLPMAIRNTSEDIQMDTADPTIAEWIGGHRPRSPIH from the coding sequence ATGGCGTTATGGCTCCTGCCCCTCATGGCCCTGGCCGAGGAACAGTCGATTCATATCGTCACGCTTTCCGGGGAGCCCATCGCTCGCTATGAAGGGGGTGTTCCGGGTTATCCCGCCACCCACCCAAGAGTGGCCGGCGCAGTACGACTGGACATGGAGCAAGCCACGGTCAGGCAGTACCGTGAATACCTCCGGGGGGAGCGACAACGCATCATCCGGGATCTGGAATCCGATCTGGAAAGACCCCTGACCATTGTCCGGGAATACGACGTCACAATGCATGGGCTGGCCGTTCACTTGAGTGCATCCGAGGCAGGGCGTATTCGGGAGCATCCCGACATCCTGGCCGTGGAGCCCGAAGGCTTCACGAGGATGCATGGGGCGGCGGACGACACGGTATGGCCATACGAAGGCCAACAAGATGCGCCTTGGGCGTTCGTGTGGTCATGGAGGTGGCTGGGCCTTCCCTTGCTGATCCTCATCGTGGCCTTCTGGGCCTATCGGCGTCATGGAGGTCCACGCACCACCGTCATTCTGCTGACGACGGCGGGGGTTTCCCTCGTCCTTCCGGCCTGCTTCAGCTCCGGTGGCGGCAGCATCAACCTCAACGTGCCTGGGGCAGAATTCGTATCTCCCGGTGCAGCCCTGATCGGTGCGCCCGCCATCTGGTCGGGCAAGGCCCATCCGGGGCTGCCGCCCACCATGGGTGAGGGCATTGTGGTGGGTATCATCGATACCGGCATCAATCCACACAGTCCCTCATTTGCGCAAGTCGGTGATGATGGCTATGTGCATGACAACCCCCGTGGTCATTTTTACGGGGTGTGCGATCCTCGCAACGATCGCCTCTACAATCCTAATTTCTCTTGTAACAATAAATTGATTGGTGCCTGGGTACTGGATGATCCAGGGTTGAACGCCATGGACCGCGATGGTCATGGCACCCATGTGGCCGCCACGGCGGTGGGGAATTTTGTTCGGGAGGTCACGGTATACGCCCCCTCGGGGCTGCGCCTGAACGCCAATATCTCGGGCGTGGCGCCCCACGCCAACCTCATCGCCTATCATGCCTATTCCAACGAGGATGGTTTTTTTCGTGATTCGGCCCTCATCGCCGCCGTGGAACAGGCCGTCATGGATGGGGTGGATGTGCTCAATCTCTCGCTGGGCGGCGCGGACTACAACCCCTGGGAGGATTCCGTGCTGGGCCTCCCGTTGCTGACGGCCATCGACCTGGGGATCCATGTGGTGGTCGCCGCAGGCAACTCCGGACCAGACGCAGCCACCGTGGATACTCCCGGTGATGCACCCTGGGTCTTCACGGTGGGTTCCAGCACGCACGCACTGAGTTACGTCAACCACTTGCAGGTGGCCTGGGGTGATGAAAACGAGAGGATCACGGGGGTGGCCTTGACCCGGGGCCTCGACCGCGCCCCGATCATCCACGCAAAGGATGTCCAGGATCGCTACTGTGAAGGGAAGTTTGAGGGCCGTTTCAATGGTGAGATCGTGATCTGCGATCGTGGTGAAAATGCCCGCGTGGAGAAGGGACAATATGTCAGGGAGAATGGTGGTGCCGGGATGATCCTGGCCGAGGTGGATCCAGGCGATGAATCGGCGCTGGTGCTGGATGCACACGTATTGCCTGCCGTGCATATCACCCAAAAGGACGCCCAACGTCTGGCGCAGTGGATGAGTGAGGCACGGGAAGGCGGTAAACCCTTGATGGGCAGCCTCTCGGGGACTGAAGTCCGTCATGACCCCGCCGCTGCGGACCGCGTAGCATCGTACAGTTCGCGTGGGTGGAACCGGCAGGCGCCCGACGTGATCAAGCCCGATGTGGTGGCGCCCGGGTCGGCCATCCTGGCCCCGGTGGTGGACGGCGTAGGCTACGCCATCTGGAATGGCACCTCCATGGCCAGCCCTCATGTGGCAGGTCTGATGGCATTGATCACATCCCTGCATCGGAACTGGACGCCAGCGCAGGCCCGCTCCGCGGTCATGACCACGGCCCGGTGGGAGGGTATCCGGGACCATCAAGGTCAGCCGGCCACACCCTTTGACCGAGGCAGCGGGCGGGTGGATACCGTGAGGGCGGTCAGTGCACCGCTGCTTCTGGACGAGTCCCGATCAGCCTATGAAGCGGCAAACCCGAGCCTGCGCGGGGAACATGGCCCTCCAGGTGCGGGTGATCCGAGCCGTTTGAACCTGGCCAGTCTCGGGCATGGGGCCTGCGTCCATGACTGTGGGTGGACCCGCCGCTTGACCAATGTCTCTGGGGAAATCACCCATTGGGATGTGGTCGCCCAGATGGAGGACGGACGCTTCGCACAGGCCTCACCCCATAGTTTTTCCCTGGCCCCGGGTCAGAGCGTGTATCTGAGCATTGAAACCCGATACCAAGGCGATGAGTTGGACACCTTTCATTATGGTTCTGTGGTGCTGACCGAGGTCGAGGGTGCCGGCCGTAGCCTGAGCCTGCCCATGGCCATCCGGAACACTTCCGAGGATATCCAGATGGATACAGCTGATCCCACCATCGCTGAATGGATAGGGGGCCATCGCCCCAGGAGCCCGATCCATTGA
- the gspK gene encoding type II secretion system minor pseudopilin GspK encodes MARRTFQSPARQRGVALLTALLVVTLATIAAVSMATRQHMDIRRTTNVFTHDQAYQLSLGAEAYALRLLGEVHQDDDVDLPWEGCVSPPIPVVLEDADLTVWLEDMHCRFNINDLATEDESVHERFVQLLDAVSLEAQGVTLDSDGLTRSIIDWLDPETDDPGYHSQEPPYLSGNQLMLSPTELRLVQGVNDEVWRAVAPYLTALPGTGAGMNLAEAPEILREVFGEADADDDEETEFTSRYYRLAVRTELAGRRFLLCSLLDIAEQRVILREQIPCGP; translated from the coding sequence ATGGCGCGCCGAACCTTCCAGTCACCGGCCAGACAGCGGGGGGTGGCGCTGCTCACCGCCCTGCTGGTGGTGACGCTGGCCACCATCGCGGCGGTGTCCATGGCCACCCGACAGCACATGGACATCCGCCGCACCACCAATGTGTTCACCCACGACCAGGCCTACCAGTTGTCCCTGGGTGCCGAGGCCTATGCCCTGCGACTGCTGGGTGAGGTACACCAGGATGATGATGTGGACCTGCCCTGGGAGGGCTGCGTTTCCCCTCCCATCCCCGTGGTCCTGGAGGATGCCGATCTCACCGTGTGGCTGGAGGATATGCACTGCCGGTTCAATATCAATGATCTGGCCACCGAGGATGAATCCGTGCACGAACGCTTCGTGCAACTGCTGGACGCGGTGTCCCTGGAGGCCCAGGGTGTCACCCTGGACAGCGACGGCCTCACCCGCAGCATCATCGACTGGCTGGACCCGGAGACCGACGACCCCGGCTATCACAGCCAGGAGCCACCCTATCTGAGCGGTAACCAGCTCATGCTCAGTCCCACGGAACTGCGGCTGGTGCAGGGGGTGAACGACGAGGTCTGGCGGGCGGTGGCCCCTTACCTGACGGCACTGCCCGGCACGGGGGCCGGCATGAACCTGGCCGAGGCGCCGGAGATCCTTCGCGAGGTCTTCGGCGAGGCGGACGCGGATGATGATGAGGAGACAGAGTTTACGTCCCGCTACTATCGTCTGGCCGTGCGCACCGAACTGGCCGGCCGCCGCTTCCTGCTCTGCAGCCTGCTGGATATCGCCGAGCAGCGAGTGATCCTGCGTGAGCAGATCCCCTGTGGCCCATGA
- the gspJ gene encoding type II secretion system minor pseudopilin GspJ encodes MTSRHGQRGFTLLELVVTLGIFALVSVMAYGGLRTVLDSQAITSASAERLGQVQLAFTLMGRDLEQIAQRSARDGYGDLRPPLRFSGLREPPRLELIRAGARSGTGRSSLQRVAWEMQEGTLYRLYWSALDGGHEEPTGRMPLLSREGAAALRDWEVRFHFREGDGTSALDYWPPAGQEGGLASLPLAVEVILDLDGMGRVSRLYAVR; translated from the coding sequence ATGACGAGCAGGCACGGGCAGCGGGGTTTCACCCTTCTGGAACTGGTGGTCACCCTGGGCATCTTTGCCCTGGTGTCGGTGATGGCCTACGGAGGACTGCGCACGGTTCTGGACTCCCAGGCCATCACCTCGGCCTCCGCCGAGCGTCTGGGCCAGGTGCAGCTGGCCTTCACCCTGATGGGGCGTGATCTTGAACAGATCGCTCAGCGATCTGCCAGGGACGGTTATGGAGACCTTCGACCACCGCTGCGCTTTTCCGGCCTGCGTGAGCCGCCGCGCCTGGAGCTGATCCGCGCCGGGGCCCGCAGCGGCACGGGGCGCAGCAGCCTGCAGCGCGTTGCCTGGGAAATGCAGGAGGGCACGCTGTACCGGCTTTACTGGTCCGCCCTGGATGGTGGCCATGAAGAACCCACCGGGCGCATGCCCCTGCTGAGCCGGGAGGGCGCGGCCGCCCTGCGGGACTGGGAGGTACGCTTCCATTTCCGGGAGGGCGACGGGACGTCAGCCCTGGACTACTGGCCCCCCGCCGGCCAGGAGGGCGGCCTGGCCAGCCTGCCCCTGGCGGTGGAGGTCATCCTGGACCTGGACGGCATGGGCCGGGTCTCCCGCCTGTACGCGGTGCGCTGA
- the gspI gene encoding type II secretion system minor pseudopilin GspI produces the protein MRATPTKARRQSGFTLLEVLVAVTILAVAMGAIIKVASENARNAAYLRDRTHAHWVASNVMARYRAGMEEPARGTRRGAVIMAEREWYWEVEIQPRDLDVAGYTLGAVPRIQVTVRAEDDPGTPYLARLTGFLNP, from the coding sequence ATGAGGGCCACTCCCACCAAGGCACGCCGGCAATCAGGCTTCACCCTCCTGGAGGTGCTGGTGGCCGTGACCATCCTGGCGGTGGCCATGGGCGCCATCATCAAGGTGGCCAGCGAAAACGCCCGTAATGCCGCCTACCTGCGGGATCGCACCCATGCTCACTGGGTGGCCAGCAACGTGATGGCGCGCTATCGCGCGGGCATGGAAGAGCCCGCCCGGGGCACACGACGCGGTGCAGTGATCATGGCGGAACGGGAATGGTACTGGGAGGTGGAGATCCAGCCCCGGGACCTGGACGTGGCCGGCTACACCCTGGGGGCCGTGCCCCGCATCCAGGTGACAGTGCGCGCCGAGGACGACCCGGGCACACCCTACCTGGCCCGGCTCACGGGGTTCCTCAATCCATGA